The proteins below are encoded in one region of Micromonospora yangpuensis:
- a CDS encoding HAD family hydrolase, whose protein sequence is MRAPAAVLFDVDGVLLDTGDLFRQVWRGWALGHGLDPDLVLARTAGRRTADVLGEVAPHLDPAVERRALDALTRQRMAGVRPVAGAGALVRACQRVPWAIVTSGSRWFVGECFRSTGLPLPTVAVYDEDVRHGKPAPEGYLAATRRLGTPPDRCVVVEDAPDGVRAAKAAGCVVLAVTTTHPPARLAQADACLPNLAAVRDLLWTAWEGKPTDD, encoded by the coding sequence GTGCGCGCTCCGGCAGCCGTGCTGTTCGACGTCGACGGCGTACTGCTCGACACCGGTGACCTGTTCCGGCAGGTGTGGCGCGGTTGGGCGCTCGGCCACGGGCTGGACCCGGACCTCGTGCTGGCCCGCACAGCCGGTCGGCGCACCGCCGACGTGCTGGGCGAGGTCGCCCCGCACCTCGATCCGGCGGTGGAACGGCGGGCCCTGGACGCGCTGACCCGGCAACGGATGGCCGGGGTGCGCCCGGTCGCCGGTGCCGGCGCGCTGGTGCGGGCCTGCCAGCGTGTCCCCTGGGCCATCGTCACCTCGGGCAGCCGGTGGTTCGTGGGCGAGTGCTTCCGGTCGACCGGGCTGCCGCTGCCCACGGTGGCGGTGTACGACGAGGACGTCCGGCACGGCAAACCCGCCCCGGAGGGCTACCTCGCCGCGACCCGCCGGCTGGGTACACCCCCGGACCGCTGTGTCGTGGTGGAGGACGCACCCGACGGCGTACGGGCGGCCAAGGCCGCCGGATGCGTGGTGCTCGCGGTCACCACGACGCACCCGCCGGCGCGGCTTGCCCAGGCCGACGCGTGTCTTCCGAACCTCGCGGCGGTACGCGACCTGTTGT